The nucleotide sequence CTAATGATCGGCGAACTTCCGACCTTGGGTTACTGTCAGTGTACTTGGGTACCTCTGTGACCTGACCTGCACCCTAATAATAACATCCTTTCGTTTGGAGCTTCATTAGATGTTCGCCAACTCCCCTGCCTAAGCCTCTTTTCTGTCTTGCACTGCCCTACTGCTCCAAGGAGGTGTGCTCCATTACAGTCAAGAAAATGGCAGACCATCAAACGACCAAAATTGACAAATCAAATCATCTTCTTCTGGTACGTCCGCCCGCCCTATGACGTCGCTCAATGAATGGTCTCATGGCAGTTCTTCTACCTTCCGCAAACCGTTGTCATTTCCCGCTGACAAGCTCGGCTTCGGCTTTCGCCTCCACCACTCTTTGCAGGATCAAACTCTCCTGAGACTACCGTATGATCTTATGCGCAAAAACTTTCGAAATGCCCACTTTGTCGTCGAACACGAGTCCAAAGCCATCACCAAACTGCTCAAGGACACGGCCACCGGCTCGCTGAAGGGCAAGCACTCGTCCGACGATGTGCTAAAGAACATAGATGCcatgctggccaaggccaagggcaTCAAGCGGAAGCTGCAGGCATGCTCCGACGAGGAGGCCCGACTGTACCGGCAGCTCGGCGCCCGTATCAAGCACGTCGGCGAGGTGGTGTCGATGGAGACGGTGGACGATGTGAGATACGAGCAGTGGTCCAGGACGCGCCTCGACCGGCTGATCGTAGACTACATGCTCCGCCACGGCTACAATGAGAGCGCCTGtgccctggccgacgatcGAGGCATACGTGATCTGGTCGACATCGATACGTTTATTCACATGAGCCGAATCCAGGAAAGCTTGGCCAACAGGAGCGTGACGGAGGCCCTGGCGTGGTGTCATGAGAACAAGAAGGAACTCAGGAAGATTGATGTGAGTATTCAACCAGGCGTGGGCTCGGTGCAACACGAAAACAGCCCACTCTGTTTCCAGAAGCGAGGGTTTCCTATATTGACCTAAAGGCGTCTGACAGAGCAATTTCGAGTTCATGCTACGGTTTCAACAATACATCGAGCTTGTACGCTCCCAGACGTTACCGAAAGTTCTCGAGGCCATCACGCACGCGAGAAAGTACCTCATCCCCTTCAAGGAGACCTACCCGCATGAGGTCAACCAGGCGGCCGGCCTGCTGGCTTACCCGCCCGAGCAAACAAGCGACTCGTACAGCAATCTTTGGGGCCAGGAGCGCTGGGAAATGCTTAGCACTCTCTTCATCGAGACGCATCACCGCCTGCTCTCCCTCCCATCGTTCCCACTTCTCCACATCGCCCTGTCGTCCGGGCTATCGGCGCTCAAGACACCCGCCTGCCACACGGCTGGCGCCCGTGACTTGGCTGACACTCCCAACTCGGCCCCGGGAAACTCTTTGGACTCGTCGATGTGCCCCATCTGCTCGGCGGAGCTCAacgagctggccgagaaCGTGCCCTACGCTCACCACAGCAAGAGCCACGTCGAACACGACCTCGTGCTCCTGCCCAACGACAGGGTGTACGGAAAGGCGCGACTCGAAGAATATGCCAGAAAGTCGGGCCTGCCCCATAACTGCGTGAAGGACCTCCGTACCGGTGAGATCTACCCTGCTTCTAGGATGAAAAAGGTATTTATCACGTGAGGTGCCCACGAAAGACTGGGTTCTGCGATGTGTATTTTTTTATGTCCGGCTTGGCTTGCATATCTATGCTTTGGTATCCTTGCAATGGCTTCATGTTATAAAGGAGTACCGGTGGATACTCGGGCGTCTGGGTCTTGTTCTCTCTTCTTGGACTTCATGGAATTTGGATTTATGGCGTACGGGTGGGTCTAAGGGCAGGTTGGAGCGGCTGTCACTCAGTTATATTCGTAAATCAGGATCATGTCCAATGACACAGCGAGTTGAATTTCACAAGCCTCCATTTGTTTTGCATCGGGAAACCGAGGTAAGATACAAACGTCAGGTCGAGTCCTGTGACGGGCCATGACTCTTGAGAATGAATGTACAGCCAAGAGCGAAGAAATCCAGGAGAAAAAAGGTATACTTTTTATAGGACATATGGTGAACCTGAGCAGAAAAAGAGGCGGATACTACAGAAGACAACATCATACAAGCGGAGCGCATTGGCTCGAATCCATAAACACCAACCAGCCTGCCTTGCGCACCCATCCCAAGAACAACGCCTCCCCTTTTCATAACCATTGCATCGCTTTTGACAGGTGTCTCCAAAAGCCCAATCCCTAAGGTAGCGTTCAAAAATCAAACGTTACTGTCGAAAAAGAAATCATTCCATGTATAAAAGACTATCGGCTCCTTAAACCACCTGTGAAGGAAGTGCAGGGTAGTTGTACCGCCAGCAGGTACTTCAGGCGAGCCATACAGCATCTGCTATGGCGCGCCCATGGCGAAGTCAGCAGACCATCGATGATTTGcaggcggctgctgctgtcctTCCATAGTGAGCTCATACGATAGCGGCCGCGGACGTTGCCGTGAGTGTGGTGCTGAAGCTGCAAGAGTGGGCCGAGACGGATGTGAAGGAGCAGATCTAGAAGTATCAGGGAGTAGGCCTCGCCTCTGCGGTGTGGTGCCGGGATGATGCGGTCCGCGAGTTTCGGCACAAGTAAAAGGGCTCCAAGAATGATGCGACGGCGCAGGTCGAGGACCAAGAGCCTGAAGCGAGGCAGAGGGTCTGTAATGTGTGGACGGTGCGCAGGGTTGACTGCGTGGTTGTCGCCAGGCCTTCGAGGGGAGGTCAAGCAGGGACCGGCGAGCCCAGTCAAGATTGGACTGATGGCCTGGATAGACACCAGGATTCTACCGTTGGTGGCTCGAGAACGCAAAGTGGCCAAACGCGCCACCTCCTCCACCAGGTGTCATTGGTCCCATGCCTGCCGCGCCCATACCGTTTGTGTTGTGAGAGTGCGACACTGCTCCAGGAGTAGTCACCAGGCTAGCAGAAACGGTATTTGGTGTGCTAGGGCCgttctgctgttgctgctgttggtgaTGTTGTAAATGATGTCCTTGAGTGCCATTTGCGCCGCTCTCACCCTGGTTCGCGGCCGCAGCAGCATTGGCAGACGCTAGCGACATCGATGGCCCAGGCTCTGAGTCCTCTAGTCCCCATACCTGGCCCAGAATGTCCTCTGGCAGCTTGCCACCAAAGACTTTCTCGCGCATTTGGAAGAAGGCTCGGCCGGTGAGTAGAGAATCCGAGCCTGCCTGGTGTGCAGGCCCGGTGCGCTTCACCTTGAGCACTTCGGCCAATGTCTCGAGCGTTGACTTGTGGTCGAACTTTTGCAGCGCATCAACGATAGCACCGTCGATCCCTTGGAAGCCTATTGCGTTGAGAGGCTTCATCTGGTGCTTCATGAAGTACTTAACATCATATACGTTGGGGAAGAACAATCTCAGCAGTTGCTTGAactcgtcttggtcttccgGCAGCATATTACACCAGAGGAGCTTAAGCAGGTAACCAAAGTCATAAGCACTGTGGAAGCTGATCCATGAGATGCTCTCGTCGCACACCATGCCTGACGAGATCATCAGGGATGCGAATTCTTTCGGGTTGATGCCGTCGCGTTCCAAGGCGACAAAGTCGATGCCAGCTTGCAGGAGCGATTCGATTTGGGATTGGCTGTACATGTCGTCCTTCAGTGAGAACTGAAAGTTGAACTGCCACGTATAGGGTAAAGGCCCCTGTTGTGCACTCCTCCGACCTGCTGCACCTAAGAGCTCCGCGACGTCGGTAGAGTTGGGACGCGCTGGCGGGTTCTCACCGTCCTCGTTGAACAGGGTTATGCCTATCTGGATAACGTTGAGCATGTCAACGTTGGCCCGTAGGCACTGGTAGTGGTAGTCTCTCTTAGATCTGAAAGATCCCATTGGCCTGCAAACCACGCCTGGGAACGTTGTGTCCTGAGGCAGAACATAAGTTGATGTCAGTTTTGCGGTCAAGATAGGAGCGCCTGGCAGATCTCTTCTCTCCCTTGCTCGTATCCACGGCGGCTACCTGGAAGCATTCAAATCTCACCATTGATATGTATGAATATCTCTCTATCAAGTCTCGCAACACAGCCATTTCCTCGTGGAGGTTGTGCTTCCACACTTCTCGTATACGACCCTTGGTCTGGTTACGGGTGGGGTGGTCGACCATGACGCCATGGCTCTGTTGTGGGtgatgttgttgctgctgctgctgatggtgTTGTTGCAGAGTAGCACCCTGGGAAAAACCCAGACGCGCAGCGTGGCTGCCCAGCCCCGAAGCATCGTGGGCGCCAAAGCCACTGGCAGCATTCAGGCCTGCAGCCAGGCTTAGGGCTCCGTTGGCGGCGAAAGGGTTCAGTTGAGCATTGGGATTGATGTAGGCCGGGTTCCCCAGCGGCGGCGGATGCCCGCCGGCGTGGCCTTGGCCATGTGGAGGAAACTGATGCTGGTAGGGCGAGATGGTGGTAGGCCCGGTCGGGAACCTGTTGGGCGGCGGAGGCATACTATCTGTCAGTCGCTATCTCGGTGGCAGCCGTCACCGTCAGACTAGCGATTGTTGAAGCAGTGGACGAGCTCCTTTCGGTGTTGTCGACAGATCGGTGCGACGACGGCGGTGCATGGGGCAAATCAAAACCAAGTGCCCAGTATTCGGTCGAGGTCCCGCGGCGCCGGGTGGCTGTTGCGCCCTGTGCGATCGATCGGAAAGGCCAAAAAGGTCGGTTGTTCTTCGTCCGTTCAGCgatgggggaaaaaaatgaaaaatcGTAAATTCGGTAGTACGGTTTTGTGTAGATTGTGTTTCTTCGTTCACGCTGCACGGAGAGAGAAGATGCGAATCAAAATAAAATCACAAGGTTGGCGGTGATGTGTTGAACAACGTGTTCGCTCTGCAAGAATAAGGTACTCAGTTCTTTCGAATTTGGGCCGACATTAGCTGGCATGAACCCGCACTTGAGCTGCATTAAAGCTGGCACTCTGTTACCTCTGATTGtatgtaggtaaggtacctagacaGAACCAGAGGTGGGTGCCTGCGCGCGCACTGCGGGACGGTCGCAGCTTAGCTTAGTCATATatttgcggcgttgctgGTGGGTCTGTGCTCATGTCGAGGTCTGATAGGGCGTTGGTTTGCTTGCTGGGTAGGCCACTGACGGCGGGCAGTTGATGGAACATTGAACATGATCCCCAATTCTTGCCAACCTCGGAAACGGgtgtgacgacgacgacaacaacGAACGACGAAACCTACCGCAAAAGCCCAGGAAGTAGGTCTTTGACCTTCGATTCCAATTGGCCTACTATTACTCCCCGAAGCGTCTCGACCAACGCGAAGACATTCCCGCCCCAACATGTTTCCCTCAAGGTACAACCACAAGCTGCCCATTCTGCGATCACCTATTGGTTGGCCTCAAGGTCTACCAATCAAGCTGTAACAATTTACTGATCGAAAATTAATTCTTTCTTCGATGCAGAGCACTGAGGGCATACCAGCCCGGCCACTCGAAGCCCAACATCACCGGCTTCGATCCTAAGACCTTTGTCCAGGCGGCCACCAAGAAGCGATACGACCCCTGGGAGCGATTGTGAGTCTAATCCTCTTCACCTTGGAAGCTCAATGGAGTACCATAGCACAGAACGAGAAAAAAGCTGActcttttctgtttttttcttcttttttttcaacagGGAGTCATGGCGGTACACTGGTCAGTTCAGCCGTTTCAACAGGTTCAAGGGCGCCTTCCCTGGCCTGGGCATAGCGACCGTTGCGTTTGCGGCCTACTGCACATATGAACACTTCTTCCTCAAGGAGGACCACCATGTTGAGGGTCACCACTAAGGCCGCTGTTGGACAGGTGATTTGGTCTCTGTACATATCTGAGCTCTACGCAAGAATCGGATCCCGGCGTTTGTTGTTTATCCAATCTCTAGAAAGATGTGATGGACTGCTGCAATGGGATGACGTGAGGGAGGGACCTCTAATGCATCTGCGACGTATTGAATGCCGTTCTCAGAGCGTCTCGCGAGTGAACCAACTCCTGATTTGATGATTCTACGAACCAGCAGAAGCGGTTGTGTGCTTTCACCTCGCGTAGATTTAACCGCATCAATTTGTTTAAGCACAGCTCATTCTTGCTGGATCTTTTGGAACGAAGATTGGCTttgatctagttctagtctgaATATTGTTTCTATTTCGCTGGtgtagcaaaaaaaaaaaaaaaaaaagagcgaaAAGGCTAATCTTTGAACATAATCATGCTGTAACCAATGCTTCAGATGCAGAGGAAACTAGAACTGGAGAGGAACCCCCTAATTCCAACAAACTGCCATGCCGTCTATCCTTACCCGTGGGAGTTTCAAATAATAGACAAGTCATATCCGTGATATCCTGGAACGTTCGCCATTTTAGTCatcgaaaaaaaaccccttgACAAAACATTCATACGATGATCAGCTATCCACCGACCCTTTCCTGTAATCTCAAATCATAACCCGACCCCATTCACCATATCAAGCGCACTCTCGACGGCACTCTCTAGTTCGCCAACCCTTTGCTTCAAGGCCTTGTTCTCGTCTTTGAGCAGACCAACCGTGTCCCATGCCATGCCGGCGTCTTGGCCGCGGCAGTTTGCACAGTTGGCAGAGCCGGTACCGTTATCTACCGGCGATGCAGACGTCACGTTCCTTACGAGTTTTTGAAAAGCCGTCATGGACTGGTGCTTTTGCTGAACTGGTGCGGACCGCTGGGGCAGCATACCTTTGCTGGTCGACGCCTTCGGGGCCGTCTTGGGCGGTactggtggtggtgccatAGTGACCGACGAAGGCGATCTCGGCAGGGTGGAGCTAGGGCCGTCAGTCGTGGTGGAACTCCGAGACCGCGAGAAGACGCTCTCGACCTCAGCCATGCTCTCGTCGTCGGTGTCGAAGCTATCAGCACCGCCACTGCTGCGCCAGTTGTTCATCCTGCGCCGGTATTGAAACTCTTCTACCGCCGCGTCGACGTCCAAGTCCTCGACGATGGATCCCTCCGATGCAGGACCGGTTCCGTGCGCCTGCTGGTCGAGACGCACCtggggaccctttggagaagATACACCGCCGGCTGCCGCAAGGAGTCTCGCCGTCTTTCGACGCTCGGCAGCCAGCTCTTCGAGAAGCTCACGCATTGCACGCTCTTGGTCGGCGGCCTTGTAGGCCATGTCCTCCAGCTGCATCTTGAGGTGTGTGGCGCGGGTAGTCGCCTCCTCCATCTCTTCGAGATCGGCCTCTCGCTCGGCGCTCAGTTCGCGAAGTGCTCTGACCTGTTCCGTATAACCGCTCTGAAGACGGCGGGCGAGAGCCACAGCGTTGACCTGGAGGTTCTTGTAGGCTGCTGGGGAAAAAGTGTCCCCGGCAGCCGGAGCGCCCCCGGAAAACAGTGCCGCCTCCACGTTCAGGCTTGACAGATCATCTCGAGGCTGATTGGGCTTGGCCGACGGGCTCAGTGATGACTGTGTCAGCCTCGATGATATTGCAGACATGCCCGAGGCGATGAAGCTGAATCTTGAAGAAGCAGGTGAGGGTGTCTGCCTCTCCCCCGGAGTCAACGTCCTGTTATTCCGTATGGGCGTCCCGTCCGTTGATACAGATGTGGGTTCATCCCTAGGAACGGCGCTCTCGACGCTTCGTATGCCCAAAGGTGACAACAAGCTGTCTCCCGCAACCCCTTCATCCTGCCCGCTGCGAGATGATACGTCCGAAaccctcttcttcttcttcccatCGCCGGTATAAGGCATCTCGACGGCTAGGATAGGCCGTTGCTGCCTTCGCTCCGGCGAAGTAGCTCGGTTGATGAGGGCCAAAGGCAGCAAGCTCGTACTGGACTGCTGCCTGCGGTGCTGCGGTGCCAACGGTGGTGTCAAGGCCTCTCTGCAGGCGGAGGAGGCGAACCCGCTGTGGTATTCTTGTACCGGCTGGTGGCGGCGTTCTTCGGTAGTAGGAGTAGTAGTaggagtagtagtagtagtagtagtagtagtagtagtagtagtagtagtagtagtagtagtgcCGGTGGTGGCGATGCTCAGGTCGTCGAGCTGTCGTGGAGGCGTCAAACACGATGGCGCCGAAGCTGTTGGACTATGTGACTGATTCCTTAGACTAGAATTCAGACGTGGTTGAACGCAGCCTGGGTCAGGGCGAGATGACTGGGATATAGGAGATCCTGGTGGTGAGGAGAGAGAGGTACTAGAGGCAACGCCCCTGGAAGTCGAGCTTAACATCATGCGTTAAGGTTTCGGGGTCAGTATTTCTAGGGCGAGAGTCGGCGCAACGCTGCATGCCTGTTGGAGCCCGCGGGGCCAACCAGGGTAGGATAAGGGCCCGGCCAATTTCGAACTGGCGGTGGGAATCAGGCAAGTGTAAAACGGAACAAAAGGGAACCTTGTCCTCGGGAGAATGTAAACTTGAGGTACTCTGGGCAACAAGGAGTACCGAGTGCTGCAGGCTAGGTTGGGTTGTTACTTAGGTACCACGGACAGCCTAGGCGGGTTTCCAAGAAGTAGTTGCCCCCTTCAGCTGGCAGCGGGAGCCGAAGTGCGCTCGGATGTCCACTCAGCAACTTGTAATGAAACGAAACAAAGCACgccgaatttttttttttttttttttttttttgtttctgtcaAGAGGCGATCATAGCCCGACGGCAGGGTCCAGACGACTAATAGTTCCAATGCGCAA is from Pyricularia oryzae 70-15 chromosome 2, whole genome shotgun sequence and encodes:
- a CDS encoding CCR4-NOT transcription complex subunit 7 → MPPPPNRFPTGPTTISPYQHQFPPHGQGHAGGHPPPLGNPAYINPNAQLNPFAANGALSLAAGLNAASGFGAHDASGLGSHAARLGFSQGATLQQHHQQQQQQHHPQQSHGVMVDHPTRNQTKGRIREVWKHNLHEEMAVLRDLIERYSYISMDTTFPGVVCRPMGSFRSKRDYHYQCLRANVDMLNVIQIGITLFNEDGENPPARPNSTDVAELLGAAGRRSAQQGPLPYTWQFNFQFSLKDDMYSQSQIESLLQAGIDFVALERDGINPKEFASLMISSGMVCDESISWISFHSAYDFGYLLKLLWCNMLPEDQDEFKQLLRLFFPNVYDVKYFMKHQMKPLNAIGFQGIDGAIVDALQKFDHKSTLETLAEVLKVKRTGPAHQAGSDSLLTGRAFFQMREKVFGGKLPEDILGQVWGLEDSEPGPSMSLASANAAAAANQGESGANGTQGHHLQHHQQQQQQNGPSTPNTVSASLVTTPGAVSHSHNTNGMGAAGMGPMTPGGGGGAFGHFAFSSHQR